GGTCAGGAAAATGATCGACCAGCCCCAGTTACCGACAATGGCGTGAATGTGTTGCAGCAGCCAGAAGATTGGCTGAGCAATGAACCACAGAATGCCGTAGTCGACGGTCAGTTCCAGACCTGGGGACAACTCTTTCAGCACAGCCTGGCTTTTCGGACCGGCGTAAAGGATAGCGCTGGTTTCAACTTTGGCACCCGGTGCAGCGGTCAGTGTTGGACCTGTGTAACCGATGATGTAGTTGCCTTTGCTGTCTTTACGGGTCTGGACGATGTTGTTTTCGCCCTTTGCCGGAATCCACGCAGTCACGAAGTAGTGCTGTAGCCAGGCTACCCAACCACCGGTGACGGTTTCTTTCAGTTGTGCCTTGTCCATGTCCTTCATGGACACTTTCTTGTACGGCTCCGAACTTGTCCACAGGGCAGCGCCCAGATAAGTTGCGGTGCCAGTAGCGGTTGTGGACGAAGGATCAGCGCTAGCATCGCGCTTCAACTGCGCGAACATCGCGCCATTCCAGGGCTGAGCGCTCTGGTTATCCACAATGTAGGAAACGGCTACGTCATACAGGCCACGTTTCAGAGTGAAACGCTTGATGTAATTGACGCCGTCCTTGCTGAACTTCAGGTCTACGACCAGTTGGTCCTGACCGTCAGCCAGTTGATAAGTCTTCTTCTCCGAGGAGTAGACCGGACGACCGGCCGGATTTGCATCCGGGCCATTGGTGCCGATCAGACCGCTTTGTGCCAGATACACACGTTCGCCGCCGTTATCGAACAGCTGGAACGGAACATCAGGACGATCCTGACGACGTGGATACAGAGGCAAGGTCAATTGAGCAACATCACCACCTTGTGGATCGATCGCGAGATCGAGCACGTCGGTTTTGATCTGGATCAGATCCTTGCTGGCGGCTACCGGCGTTTCGGCAGGTGCACTGGTATCGCTAGCGGCACGCGGAATATCGTCACTGGCTGCAGCATTATTGCCAGTGGCGGTGTCCGGCAAACCGGATGTAGTCGTACTGGAAGCAACATTCTGAGTCGGCAGGGCAGCCTGACCATAGTCCTGGTTCCATTTAAGGACCATAACGTAGGCCACGATTGCCAGGGCGACGATCAGGATCGTGCGTTTGATATCCATGATTACTCGGCCATCGAAGAAGAACGGGAGGTAGGGATAGGTGGAACCGGGTCATAACCACCGGGATTCCACGGATGACAGCGACCTAAACGACGAAAGGCCAGCCAGCCACCGCGCAGAAGGCCATGATTTTCGATGGCTTCTAACGCGTAGCAGGAACAACTGGGGTAGAAACGACAGTGGTTGGCCATTAAAGGACTAATGGCATAGCGATAAAACTGGATCGGAACGAGGGCCAGTTTACGCATCTGGACTGTCTACCCCTACAGTTTCGGTTTTGACTTCTGGAACTGGCTTGCTGCGTGCCAGACGCTTCCAGAGCTTGCCGAAATGCTGAATCAATTCGGGGTTTTCTACATCGCCCAGACCTTTGCGCGCGACGATAACGATGTCCCAGCCGACCAGTGAATCCTGGTGCAGACGGAACGATTCGCGCATCAAACGTTTGAGGCGATTGCGCTCAACGGAGAGCTTTACGCTCTTTTTCCCGATAACCAGCCCGAGACGGGGGTGATCAAGATCGTTGTTGCGTGCAAGGAGCAGGAGATTTTTCCCCGGAACCTTGCCGGTAGGGGAGTCAAAGACTGCCTTGAAATGCCGGGGAGTAAGCAGACGCTTTTCCCGACTGAAGTCCTGACTCACCTCCAGTACCGGATTATCAAACTGCCAGACGCGCACGACCTTTGGCGCGGCGACGCGACAGGACTGCACGGCCGTTCTTGGTAGCCATGCGAGCACGGAAACCGTGGGTACGGGCGCGTTTGATAGTGCTTGGTTGGAAAGTACGTTTCATGTCGTGTTACCTGGTTCGTCCACAACGGGCCGGAATGGCCCCCGTTTTAAGAGACCGGGGATTCTAGAGAAAGCAAGCCTTCAGGTCAATTTCCAACCAGCGTTTCCTTATAAATAGATCTCAAGGTGTTCTTTGCCTGATCACCTGCTCGTCATACATAAAAATAAAGAAGGGAATTATTTAAAGCTTTTTTGTAAAGCTTATAAAAACTAGGCACACCTTCTTCTGTGGATAAGTAGCATTAGGCCTTGTCTGACGTGATGTACAGAGAATGACAACTACAGTGGAAAACCGTGTTCAGCCTGTGCTGCGCTGTCGGATAACCTGTGTGTGGAATGGACTGTTATCCACAGGCAGGTTATCCACCGAGTTCAACCCCCAGTTGTCC
This region of Pseudomonas sp. R84 genomic DNA includes:
- the yidC gene encoding membrane protein insertase YidC, which encodes MDIKRTILIVALAIVAYVMVLKWNQDYGQAALPTQNVASSTTTSGLPDTATGNNAAASDDIPRAASDTSAPAETPVAASKDLIQIKTDVLDLAIDPQGGDVAQLTLPLYPRRQDRPDVPFQLFDNGGERVYLAQSGLIGTNGPDANPAGRPVYSSEKKTYQLADGQDQLVVDLKFSKDGVNYIKRFTLKRGLYDVAVSYIVDNQSAQPWNGAMFAQLKRDASADPSSTTATGTATYLGAALWTSSEPYKKVSMKDMDKAQLKETVTGGWVAWLQHYFVTAWIPAKGENNIVQTRKDSKGNYIIGYTGPTLTAAPGAKVETSAILYAGPKSQAVLKELSPGLELTVDYGILWFIAQPIFWLLQHIHAIVGNWGWSIIFLTMLIKGIFFPLSAASYKSMARMRAVAPKLAALKEQHGDDRQKMSQAMMELYKKEKINPLGGCLPILVQMPVFLSLYWVLLESVEMRQAPFMLWITDLSIKDPFFILPIIMGATMFIQQQLNPTPPDPMQAKVMKMMPIIFTFFFLWFPAGLVLYWVVNNCLSIAQQWYITRKIERATQAAA
- the yidD gene encoding membrane protein insertion efficiency factor YidD, which produces MRKLALVPIQFYRYAISPLMANHCRFYPSCSCYALEAIENHGLLRGGWLAFRRLGRCHPWNPGGYDPVPPIPTSRSSSMAE
- the rnpA gene encoding ribonuclease P protein component, encoding MSQDFSREKRLLTPRHFKAVFDSPTGKVPGKNLLLLARNNDLDHPRLGLVIGKKSVKLSVERNRLKRLMRESFRLHQDSLVGWDIVIVARKGLGDVENPELIQHFGKLWKRLARSKPVPEVKTETVGVDSPDA
- the rpmH gene encoding 50S ribosomal protein L34, translated to MKRTFQPSTIKRARTHGFRARMATKNGRAVLSRRRAKGRARLAV